One stretch of Streptomyces hygroscopicus DNA includes these proteins:
- a CDS encoding methionine aminopeptidase, producing the protein MSGQSLLVPGTLSPTRPVPASIPRPEYVGKAGPTPYDGPEVQDAETIERMRIAGRIAARAMEEAAKLIAPGVTTDELDRVAHEYMCDHGAYPSTLGYRGFPKSLCSSVNEVICHGIPDTTVLQDGDIVNLDVTAFIGGVHGDNNATYLCGEVDEESRLLVERTRESLNRAIKAVKPGRRINIIGRVIESYAKRFDYGVVRDFTGHGINSSFHSGLIVPHYDSPHHTTEIKPGMTFTIEPMLTLGTYEYDMWEDGWTVVTKDRKRTAQFEHTLVVTETGAEILTLP; encoded by the coding sequence ATGTCTGGCCAGTCGCTTCTAGTCCCGGGGACGCTCTCCCCCACCCGCCCCGTCCCCGCCTCGATCCCGCGTCCGGAGTACGTCGGCAAGGCGGGCCCGACGCCTTATGACGGGCCCGAGGTCCAGGACGCCGAGACGATCGAGCGCATGCGGATCGCGGGGCGTATCGCCGCACGGGCGATGGAGGAGGCCGCCAAGCTGATCGCGCCGGGGGTCACCACGGACGAGCTGGACCGGGTGGCCCATGAGTACATGTGCGACCACGGCGCGTACCCCTCGACGCTGGGCTACCGCGGGTTCCCCAAGTCGCTGTGCAGTTCGGTCAACGAGGTCATCTGCCACGGCATCCCGGACACCACCGTCCTCCAGGACGGCGACATCGTGAACCTCGACGTCACCGCCTTCATCGGCGGGGTGCACGGGGACAACAACGCCACGTATCTGTGCGGTGAGGTGGACGAGGAGTCGCGGCTGCTCGTCGAGCGCACCCGGGAGTCCCTCAACCGCGCGATCAAGGCCGTCAAGCCGGGCCGCCGGATCAACATCATCGGCCGGGTCATCGAGTCGTACGCCAAGCGCTTCGACTACGGCGTGGTCCGCGACTTCACCGGCCACGGGATCAACTCCTCGTTCCACTCCGGCCTGATCGTGCCGCACTACGACAGCCCGCACCACACCACCGAGATCAAGCCGGGGATGACCTTCACCATCGAGCCGATGCTGACGCTCGGCACCTATGAGTACGACATGTGGGAGGACGGCTGGACCGTGGTCACCAAGGACCGCAAGCGGACGGCGCAGTTCGAGCACACACTGGTGGTGACGGAGACCGGGGCGGAGATCCTCACCCTGCCCTAG
- a CDS encoding LacI family transcriptional regulator, with translation MSRVILADVAKAAEVSTATVSHALKGTGRMTPSTRARVRALASALGYGGSAALRVLGLAVTTYGRTDWNFAEVPYFSQSIVAATAAAHSHGYALITLPSVAHQDLWSALRVAGVVLLDSPADDPIAEVLRARGIPLAFNGRPVDPKPGEAWVDNDHAAATRRVLDHLAAQGARRVVLLTGPGEEYYTRACVAAYTNWCRHHGHLPHVIQNTHPRDPDAPFDSVLASPDRPDAVFGIYDHCGRRVLASAARIGLSIPEDLLVVCASEDPSYALCDPPVSTLSLAPDKSMPAAVTALVNLIETPGHVPVPTVVPTRLTLRASSTRACEPSHPPPSQGR, from the coding sequence ATGTCCCGGGTAATCCTGGCTGATGTGGCGAAAGCGGCCGAGGTCTCGACGGCCACGGTCTCGCACGCCCTCAAGGGCACCGGCCGTATGACCCCGAGTACCCGCGCTCGCGTCCGCGCACTGGCCTCGGCGCTCGGCTACGGAGGGTCTGCCGCCCTGCGCGTTCTCGGCCTCGCCGTCACGACGTATGGGCGCACGGACTGGAATTTCGCCGAAGTCCCGTACTTCTCGCAGTCGATCGTCGCGGCCACGGCCGCCGCCCACAGCCACGGCTACGCGCTCATCACACTCCCCTCCGTCGCACACCAGGACCTGTGGTCGGCACTGCGTGTCGCAGGCGTCGTCCTGCTGGACAGCCCCGCCGATGACCCGATCGCGGAGGTGCTCCGGGCCCGCGGCATCCCACTCGCCTTCAACGGCCGTCCCGTCGACCCGAAGCCCGGTGAAGCGTGGGTGGACAATGACCACGCAGCCGCAACCCGTCGTGTGCTCGACCACCTGGCCGCCCAGGGCGCTCGCCGCGTCGTCCTCCTCACCGGACCAGGAGAGGAGTACTACACGCGCGCCTGCGTCGCCGCCTACACCAACTGGTGCCGCCACCATGGCCACTTACCGCACGTCATACAGAACACCCACCCACGGGACCCCGACGCCCCCTTCGACAGCGTCCTCGCCTCCCCCGACCGTCCCGACGCCGTCTTCGGGATCTACGACCACTGCGGCCGCCGCGTCCTGGCGAGCGCGGCTCGTATCGGCCTCAGTATCCCCGAGGACCTGCTCGTCGTCTGCGCGAGTGAGGATCCTTCGTACGCCCTCTGCGACCCTCCGGTCAGCACTCTGTCGCTCGCTCCTGACAAGTCGATGCCAGCCGCGGTCACCGCGCTGGTCAACCTCATCGAGACACCGGGGCACGTCCCGGTTCCGACCGTGGTCCCCACCCGCCTGACGCTGCGCGCGTCGTCCACCCGAGCCTGCGAGCCTTCACATCCGCCACCGTCACAAGGCCGCTGA
- a CDS encoding neuramidase, whose translation MAVGTGAARSYEVSVPFRAGTEGYASYRIPAVVLTHAGTLLAFAEGRADSSADYGRIDLVLKRSADGGRTWGALRLVARNGDGTAGNPAPVVLDGGPHHGRVLLVHIRSAASATEDRIRRGEVSAADGRRVWLTYSDDDGASWSEAREITASTKRPEWRWYATTPGHALQLRYGAHAGRIVVAANHSLPPTVPGDDGTEGRYNGGHDLLSDDDGATWRIGYVDDNPDGYVNVNETTAAQLPDGRVYFNTRTDATAPGTRADAHSGDGGATLDLPFRPQAGLVAPVVEGSVLHLGEPDALLFSGPADPAYRALMTVRTSFDGGVTWRTGHTVNGLPAAYSDLVRLDDATVGLLYETGDFSAYSTITFRRIPTEELA comes from the coding sequence ATGGCAGTCGGCACGGGGGCGGCACGCTCGTACGAGGTGTCCGTCCCGTTCCGGGCGGGGACCGAGGGCTATGCGAGCTACCGGATCCCGGCAGTGGTGCTGACCCACGCCGGAACGCTCCTCGCCTTCGCCGAGGGCCGGGCGGACTCCTCCGCCGACTACGGCCGCATCGACCTCGTGCTCAAGCGGTCGGCCGACGGCGGACGGACCTGGGGCGCCTTACGGCTCGTCGCCCGCAACGGCGATGGCACGGCGGGCAATCCGGCCCCCGTCGTCCTCGACGGCGGCCCCCACCACGGCCGCGTCCTGCTGGTGCACATCCGCAGCGCCGCTTCCGCCACCGAGGACCGGATCCGGCGCGGCGAGGTGAGCGCGGCCGACGGGCGGCGGGTGTGGCTGACGTACAGCGATGACGACGGCGCGAGCTGGAGCGAGGCCCGCGAGATCACCGCGAGCACCAAGCGGCCCGAATGGCGGTGGTACGCCACCACTCCCGGCCACGCCCTCCAACTGCGCTACGGCGCCCACGCGGGCCGGATCGTCGTCGCGGCCAACCACTCCCTGCCCCCGACCGTCCCCGGCGACGACGGCACCGAGGGGCGGTACAACGGCGGACACGATCTGCTCAGCGACGACGACGGCGCGACCTGGCGGATCGGGTACGTGGACGACAACCCCGACGGCTATGTCAACGTCAACGAGACCACCGCCGCCCAACTCCCCGACGGCCGCGTCTACTTCAACACCCGCACCGACGCGACCGCGCCCGGCACCCGCGCCGACGCCCACTCCGGCGACGGCGGCGCCACCCTGGACCTCCCCTTCCGGCCGCAGGCCGGTCTGGTGGCCCCCGTGGTCGAGGGCAGTGTGCTGCACCTCGGCGAGCCGGACGCGCTGCTCTTCTCCGGCCCCGCCGACCCCGCGTACCGGGCGCTGATGACCGTCCGCACCAGCTTTGACGGCGGCGTCACCTGGCGGACCGGCCACACCGTCAACGGCCTGCCCGCCGCCTACTCCGATCTGGTCCGGCTCGACGACGCCACGGTCGGACTGCTCTACGAGACCGGCGACTTCAGCGCCTACTCGACCATCACATTCCGGCGCATTCCGACGGAGGAGCTGGCATGA
- a CDS encoding heme oxygenase — protein MEFSTLIRTASREAHTDVGSSSFMTDLLGGRLGVAAYRRYSEQLWFVYRALEIPADALATDPVAGPFLRPELARIAELERDLAYLGGPDWRTGLTALPATTAYAARVAECARDWPAGYVAHHYTRYMGDLSGGQYVRDTAEKTWGFARKGDGVRFYVFESIGNPAAFKREYRALLDALPVDDLEKQRVVEECKRAYALNAGIFQELAEEFRLSA, from the coding sequence GTGGAGTTCTCCACCCTGATCCGCACCGCCTCACGGGAAGCGCACACGGACGTCGGCAGCTCGTCGTTCATGACCGATCTGCTCGGCGGGCGCCTGGGCGTGGCGGCCTACCGCCGCTACTCCGAGCAGCTGTGGTTCGTCTACCGCGCCCTGGAGATCCCTGCCGACGCACTCGCGACGGACCCCGTGGCGGGCCCGTTCCTCCGGCCGGAGCTGGCCCGCATAGCCGAGCTGGAGCGCGATCTGGCCTACCTCGGCGGCCCGGACTGGCGCACCGGCCTCACCGCGCTGCCCGCCACCACGGCGTACGCGGCGCGGGTGGCCGAGTGCGCCCGCGACTGGCCGGCGGGCTATGTCGCCCACCACTACACCCGCTATATGGGCGATCTCTCCGGCGGCCAGTACGTCCGGGACACGGCGGAGAAGACCTGGGGCTTCGCCCGCAAGGGCGACGGGGTGCGGTTCTACGTCTTCGAGTCGATCGGCAACCCCGCCGCCTTCAAGCGGGAGTACCGCGCGCTGCTGGACGCACTGCCGGTGGACGATCTGGAGAAGCAGCGCGTCGTGGAGGAGTGCAAGCGCGCGTACGCGCTGAACGCGGGGATCTTCCAGGAGCTGGCCGAGGAGTTCCGGCTCAGCGCCTGA
- a CDS encoding ABC transporter substrate-binding protein, with protein sequence MSDTARNRNTWLSGAPRRAVLGGAAAAAAGFALAGCGSDDDGGGDPKGRKKGEKITLTFWSWVPGIDKPVDLWNSKNPEVRVKVEKVSAVDGAQYAKMHAAIKAGNPPDLGQIEYPVVPSFLVDNGLLDLTKYGVAEHKDMFVGWQWQQSVFGKAVYAVPQASGPMGLFIRQDLFDKWGIEPPTTWDEYEAAATAIRKKGAWIETFSATNGNRFAGLAWQAGARWFGTEGDTWTVSIDDEPTRKVADYWYDLARRKLIKTIPDRQNAWYKDVQTGSIAAWLGASWGDALLVGNAPKTAGKWRVVPMPQWKKGDASYANWGGSTTAVFAKTKYPKDALAFAIWLNTDPESIKLLIENGYGTPGAKQGYTTSQLDVHKDFFGGQAYSKVFDEASKGVDTSWKWGPATDTLYQRLGDAFTAAIGDGSDFRSVLKKVQGETITDLKEKGLKVKAG encoded by the coding sequence ATGAGCGATACCGCAAGAAACCGGAACACCTGGCTGTCCGGCGCGCCGCGCCGCGCCGTCCTCGGCGGCGCGGCCGCCGCGGCGGCCGGGTTCGCCCTCGCGGGCTGCGGCTCGGACGACGACGGGGGCGGGGACCCCAAGGGCCGCAAGAAGGGCGAGAAGATCACCCTGACCTTCTGGTCCTGGGTGCCGGGCATCGACAAGCCCGTCGACCTGTGGAACAGCAAGAACCCCGAGGTGCGGGTCAAGGTCGAGAAGGTCTCGGCCGTCGACGGCGCCCAGTACGCCAAGATGCACGCCGCCATCAAGGCGGGCAATCCGCCGGACCTCGGCCAGATCGAATACCCGGTCGTGCCCAGCTTCCTGGTCGACAACGGGCTGCTGGATCTGACCAAGTACGGGGTCGCCGAGCACAAGGACATGTTCGTCGGCTGGCAGTGGCAGCAGTCCGTCTTCGGCAAGGCCGTCTACGCCGTACCGCAGGCGTCCGGTCCGATGGGCCTGTTCATCCGTCAGGACCTGTTCGACAAGTGGGGCATAGAACCGCCCACCACCTGGGACGAGTACGAGGCGGCGGCCACGGCGATCCGTAAGAAGGGCGCCTGGATCGAGACCTTCTCGGCCACCAACGGCAACCGTTTCGCGGGGCTGGCCTGGCAGGCCGGGGCGCGCTGGTTCGGCACCGAGGGCGACACCTGGACCGTATCCATCGACGACGAGCCCACCCGTAAGGTCGCCGACTACTGGTACGACCTGGCCCGGCGGAAGCTCATCAAGACCATTCCGGACCGGCAGAACGCCTGGTACAAGGACGTTCAGACCGGCTCCATCGCCGCCTGGCTCGGCGCGAGCTGGGGCGACGCCCTGCTGGTCGGCAACGCGCCCAAGACCGCGGGCAAGTGGCGCGTGGTGCCCATGCCGCAGTGGAAGAAGGGCGATGCCTCCTACGCCAATTGGGGCGGCTCCACCACCGCGGTCTTCGCCAAGACCAAGTACCCCAAGGACGCGCTGGCCTTCGCGATCTGGCTCAACACCGACCCCGAGTCGATCAAGCTCCTGATCGAGAACGGCTATGGCACCCCGGGCGCCAAGCAGGGGTACACCACCTCCCAGCTCGATGTGCACAAGGACTTCTTCGGCGGCCAGGCGTACAGCAAGGTCTTCGACGAGGCGAGCAAGGGCGTGGACACGAGCTGGAAGTGGGGCCCCGCCACGGACACCCTCTACCAGCGGCTCGGCGACGCCTTCACCGCCGCCATCGGGGACGGGTCCGACTTCCGTTCCGTGCTGAAGAAGGTGCAGGGCGAGACGATCACCGACCTCAAGGAAAAGGGCCTCAAGGTGAAGGCCGGGTGA
- a CDS encoding peptidase M75 yields MRAARTSVVAAISALATITAVAGCAQKSDAKGSDAVQVTASDDACEVSKTSFPAGHVKLAVENKGSKVTEVYVYAPGDRIVTERENIGPGTSTSISAEIKTGSYEIACKPGMKGHGIRQKVSATGKGAVAKRDPKLDKAVAAYRAYAQQQADETLPVAQKFADAVKKDDLEGAKKLYAPSRVGWERTEPVAESFGDIDPKVDVREDGLEKGQKWTGWHRLEKSLWQAKKITAADHDLADQLIKDLKDWQKRVGTADITPTGMANGAKELLDEVQTGKVTGEEERYSHTDLVDFEGNVEGAETSYKLLKPVASKNDPELAKSLDKQFAAVGKLLDKYREGKGFVSYDTVTESKRKELSDAVNALAEPLSRLAAAVVTK; encoded by the coding sequence ATGCGAGCCGCTCGCACCTCCGTTGTCGCCGCGATATCGGCGCTGGCGACGATCACCGCCGTCGCCGGCTGCGCCCAGAAGTCCGACGCCAAGGGCTCGGACGCCGTCCAGGTCACCGCCTCCGACGACGCGTGCGAGGTCTCCAAGACCTCCTTCCCCGCCGGGCATGTGAAGCTCGCGGTGGAGAACAAGGGCTCCAAGGTGACCGAGGTCTACGTCTACGCCCCGGGCGACCGGATCGTCACCGAGCGGGAGAACATCGGGCCCGGCACCTCCACCTCGATCAGCGCCGAGATCAAGACCGGTTCGTACGAGATCGCCTGCAAGCCCGGGATGAAGGGCCACGGCATCCGGCAGAAGGTGTCCGCCACCGGCAAGGGCGCGGTGGCCAAGCGCGATCCGAAGCTGGACAAGGCGGTGGCCGCGTACCGCGCCTACGCCCAGCAGCAGGCCGACGAGACCCTGCCCGTGGCCCAGAAGTTCGCCGACGCGGTCAAGAAGGACGACCTCGAGGGCGCCAAGAAGCTCTACGCCCCCTCCCGCGTCGGCTGGGAGCGCACCGAGCCGGTCGCCGAGTCCTTCGGCGACATCGACCCCAAGGTCGATGTGCGCGAGGACGGTCTGGAGAAGGGCCAGAAGTGGACCGGCTGGCACCGGCTGGAGAAGTCGCTGTGGCAGGCCAAGAAGATCACCGCGGCCGACCACGACCTCGCCGACCAGCTCATCAAGGACCTGAAGGACTGGCAGAAGCGCGTCGGCACCGCCGACATCACCCCCACCGGCATGGCCAACGGCGCCAAGGAGCTGCTGGACGAGGTGCAGACCGGCAAGGTCACCGGTGAGGAGGAGCGCTACAGCCACACCGACCTGGTGGACTTCGAGGGCAACGTCGAGGGCGCCGAGACCTCGTACAAGCTGCTCAAGCCGGTGGCGTCCAAGAACGACCCGGAGCTGGCCAAGTCGCTCGACAAGCAGTTCGCGGCCGTCGGGAAGCTGCTGGACAAGTACCGCGAGGGCAAGGGCTTCGTGTCCTACGACACCGTCACGGAGTCCAAGCGCAAGGAGCTGTCCGACGCGGTCAACGCGCTGGCCGAGCCGCTCTCCCGGCTCGCCGCCGCCGTCGTCACCAAGTGA
- a CDS encoding MFS transporter: MTVTDQDDPPARRAPRSRALLPDLAPWRSSRDFRLLWTAGLVTAFGSFLTMVALPLQIKELTGSAAAVGAIGAVELVPLIVFGLYGGALADAVDRRRLILLTEAGLGLLAALLLVNSLLPDPMLWPLYVVAALASALTGLQRPAIDAVVARIVPHDQLTAAAALNALRWQLSAIVGPSLAGVVVAYAGLPLAYGLDLLTFLVSGLMALRLASAPPAHDAEPPSLRAIGEGARYAWRRKELLGTYAVDMAAMFFAFPNAIFPFLADDLDAPWALGLMYAAGSAGSVAVSLTSGWTARIHRHGRMVVAGAAVWGLAMAAAGWLSNVWLVLLCLAVAGGGDMVSGLFRSTLWNQTIPEKLRGRLAGIELLSYATGPQLGQVRAGTMAGLTGVRASVWSGGLACVASVGLLALALPRLMSYDARTDEHARQAREARELRPATG; this comes from the coding sequence GTGACCGTGACCGACCAGGACGACCCCCCGGCGCGCCGCGCGCCGCGTTCCCGCGCGCTGCTGCCCGATCTCGCGCCCTGGCGCTCCTCCCGCGACTTCCGGCTGCTGTGGACCGCGGGGCTGGTGACCGCCTTCGGCAGCTTCCTGACGATGGTGGCGCTGCCGCTGCAGATCAAGGAGTTGACCGGCTCCGCCGCCGCGGTCGGCGCGATCGGGGCGGTCGAGCTGGTGCCCCTGATCGTCTTCGGGCTGTACGGCGGTGCGCTGGCCGACGCCGTCGACCGGCGGCGGCTGATCCTGCTCACCGAGGCCGGGCTCGGGCTGCTCGCCGCGCTGCTGCTGGTCAACAGCCTGCTGCCGGATCCCATGCTGTGGCCGCTGTACGTCGTGGCCGCGCTGGCCAGCGCCCTGACCGGGCTGCAGCGCCCCGCCATCGACGCGGTGGTGGCCCGTATCGTCCCGCATGACCAGCTCACCGCTGCCGCCGCGCTCAACGCGCTGCGCTGGCAACTGTCCGCCATCGTGGGGCCCTCGCTGGCCGGGGTCGTCGTGGCGTACGCCGGGCTGCCGCTCGCCTACGGCCTCGACCTGCTGACCTTCCTGGTCTCCGGGCTCATGGCCCTCCGGCTGGCCTCCGCCCCGCCCGCGCACGACGCCGAGCCGCCGTCGCTGCGCGCGATCGGCGAGGGCGCGCGCTACGCATGGCGGCGCAAGGAGCTGCTGGGCACGTACGCGGTGGACATGGCCGCCATGTTCTTCGCCTTCCCGAACGCGATCTTCCCCTTCCTCGCCGACGATCTGGACGCGCCCTGGGCGCTCGGCCTGATGTACGCGGCGGGGTCGGCCGGTTCGGTGGCGGTGAGCCTGACCAGCGGCTGGACCGCCCGGATCCACCGCCACGGCCGGATGGTGGTCGCGGGCGCGGCGGTCTGGGGGCTGGCGATGGCCGCCGCGGGGTGGCTGTCCAACGTCTGGCTGGTGCTGCTGTGCCTGGCGGTGGCGGGCGGCGGGGACATGGTCAGCGGCCTGTTCCGCTCGACGCTGTGGAACCAGACGATCCCGGAGAAGCTGCGCGGCCGGCTGGCCGGTATCGAGCTGCTCTCCTACGCGACCGGCCCCCAACTGGGCCAGGTCCGGGCCGGAACCATGGCCGGGCTCACCGGCGTACGGGCCTCGGTGTGGTCCGGCGGGCTGGCCTGCGTGGCCTCGGTCGGCCTTCTGGCACTGGCGCTGCCCCGGCTGATGAGCTACGACGCCCGGACGGACGAACACGCCCGCCAAGCGCGCGAGGCGCGCGAGCTCCGCCCCGCCACCGGCTGA
- a CDS encoding peroxidase, which translates to MSDETGTAPSRRALIGWGGAGLALGAAAAGGAAAALSGGADDTRTVADSGAAVPFHGAHQAGIATAVQDRLHFAAFDVTTDDRAELIALLKEWTKAAARMTQGHAVGGGAVSDLAEAPPDDTGEALGLKASRLTLTIGFGPTLFKDRKGKDRFGIADRRPEALIDLPAFPGDNLDAARSDGDLCVQACADDPQVAVHAIRNLARIGMGKVAIRWSQLGFGKTSSTTPDAQTPRNMMGFKDGTRNIAGTDTAALEKHVWVSGKAGPAWLAGGSYLVARRIRMHIETWDRTSLKEQEDVFGRDKGEGAPQGRQRERDEPNLKAMLPTAHVRLAHPDSNGGARILRRGYSFTDGTDGLGRLDAGLFFLAYQHDVRDGFVPVQRGLARSDALNEYIQHVGSALFAVPPGVRDADDWWGRALFS; encoded by the coding sequence ATGAGCGACGAGACCGGTACCGCTCCCTCGCGCCGGGCGCTGATCGGCTGGGGAGGCGCCGGGCTCGCGCTCGGCGCCGCGGCCGCGGGCGGCGCGGCGGCCGCGCTGAGCGGCGGTGCGGACGACACCCGGACGGTCGCCGACAGCGGCGCCGCGGTGCCCTTCCACGGGGCCCACCAGGCGGGGATCGCCACGGCGGTGCAGGACCGGCTGCACTTCGCGGCGTTCGACGTCACCACCGACGACCGCGCCGAGCTGATCGCGCTGCTGAAGGAGTGGACGAAGGCGGCGGCCCGGATGACCCAGGGGCACGCGGTCGGCGGCGGCGCGGTGAGCGATCTGGCGGAGGCCCCGCCGGACGACACCGGCGAGGCGCTCGGCCTCAAGGCGTCCCGGCTCACCCTCACCATCGGCTTCGGGCCCACCCTCTTCAAGGACAGAAAGGGCAAGGACCGCTTCGGCATCGCCGACCGCCGCCCCGAGGCGCTGATCGACCTGCCCGCCTTCCCGGGCGACAACCTCGACGCGGCGCGCAGCGACGGCGATCTGTGTGTTCAGGCGTGCGCGGACGACCCGCAGGTGGCCGTGCACGCCATCCGCAACCTGGCCCGGATCGGCATGGGCAAGGTGGCCATCCGCTGGTCGCAACTGGGCTTCGGCAAGACGTCCTCGACCACACCGGACGCCCAGACACCGCGCAACATGATGGGCTTCAAGGACGGCACCCGGAACATCGCGGGCACCGACACCGCCGCCCTGGAGAAGCATGTGTGGGTGAGCGGGAAGGCGGGCCCGGCGTGGCTGGCCGGCGGTTCGTATCTGGTGGCGCGCCGCATCCGGATGCACATCGAGACCTGGGACCGCACCTCCCTCAAGGAGCAGGAGGACGTCTTCGGCCGGGACAAGGGCGAGGGCGCGCCGCAGGGCAGGCAGCGTGAGCGCGACGAGCCGAACCTGAAGGCGATGCTGCCCACCGCGCATGTCCGGCTCGCGCACCCGGACTCCAACGGCGGGGCGCGGATCCTGCGCCGCGGCTACTCCTTCACCGATGGCACGGACGGTCTGGGACGGCTGGACGCGGGGCTGTTCTTCCTCGCCTATCAGCACGACGTACGGGACGGGTTCGTCCCCGTGCAGCGGGGGCTGGCGCGCTCCGACGCGCTCAACGAGTACATCCAGCACGTGGGTTCGGCGCTCTTCGCGGTCCCGCCGGGCGTCCGGGACGCGGACGACTGGTGGGGCAGGGCGCTGTTCTCCTGA